A stretch of the Chelonoidis abingdonii isolate Lonesome George chromosome 11, CheloAbing_2.0, whole genome shotgun sequence genome encodes the following:
- the JTB gene encoding protein JTB: MAVAELSLPGLGNSRSAVRPDGGAAKRVRRVREVGPAPVAHGRRAAGRAPARGSGVLAWSLGLAEATASSEAKSSVSPLVTTLCWQAEDFVIVQDCAPCTIFQAKTMPECSMTGFIEQISCAVSKKEEYKSCRSVVTEAHSFWKFEGAMICVAVVFALLVMCRQRVLDRKALEKVRKQIESI; this comes from the exons ATGGCGGTGGCAGAGTTGTCACTGCCTGGCCTGGGCAA CTCCAGAAGCGCCGTGAGGCCAGATGGCGGCGCAGCGAAGCGGGTCCGGCGGGTGAGAGAGGTAGGACCCGCCCCCGTCGCCCATGGACGCCGCGCGGCTGGGCGCGCTCCTGCTCGCGGCTCCGGCGTTCTGGCCTGGAGCCTCGG GCTGGCAGAGGCGACAGCATCGAGTGAGGCCAAGAGCTCAG TGAGCCCGCTGGTGACCACGCTGTGCTGGCAAGCAGAAGACTTTGTCATTGTTCAGGATTGTGCCCCATGCACGATCTTCCAAGCA AAGACGATGCCTGAGTGCAGCATGACTGGCTTCATCGAGCAAATTAGCTGCGCTGTGTCCAAGAAGGAGGAGTACAAGAG ctgccgCTCAGTGGTGACAGAAGCACACAGCTTCTGGAAGTTTGAGGGGGCCATGATCTGCGTTGCTGTGGTCTTTGCCCTGTTGGTCATGTGCCGCCAGAGGGTGCTGGACAGGAAGGCCCTGGAGAAAGTTCGCAAGCAGATCGAGTCCATTTAG
- the LOC116832725 gene encoding cocaine- and amphetamine-regulated transcript protein-like produces the protein MQRATMLLLCLALLAHQEADGDAQLPQDLPLKHLYQPHEKQLLVELQNVLEKLQSKRISTWEKKYNQVPKCFIGQACAVKKGARIGRLCDCPHGATCNSFLLRCL, from the exons ATGCAGCGAGCCACCatgctcctgctctgcctggctcTCCTGGCCCACCAGGAGGCAGATGGGGATGCCCAGCTACCCCAGGACTTACCCCTGAAACACTTGTACCAGCCGCATGAGAAACAACTG ctggtggagctgcagaATGTGCTGGAGAAACTGCAGAGCAAGAGGATTTCCACCTGGGAGAAGAAATATAACCAAGTCCCCAAG TGCTTCATCGGCCAGGCCTGCGCAGTGAAGAAGGGCGCCCGCATCGGCAGGCTGTGTGACTGCCCCCATGGAGCCACCTGCAACTCCTTCCTCCTCAGGTGCTTGTAG